The following proteins are encoded in a genomic region of Corynebacterium atypicum:
- the tkt gene encoding transketolase, translating into MTLPPELQAATKRRYPEDWTDTDTRAVDTVRVLAADAVEKCGSGHPGTAMSLAPLAYTLYQRAMDLDPNDVEWTGRDRFVLSCGHSSLTQYIQLYLGGFGLELDDIKSLRTWGSKTPGHPEYHHTDGVEITTGPLGQGLASSVGMAMAARRERGLFDPDAPAGESPFDHFIYVIASDGDLQEGVTSEASSLAGTQKLGNLIVFWDDNGISIEDDTDIAFNEDVVARYAAYGWQTLEVNSGEDVVALEEAIEKAKAETNRPSFIRVRTVIGYPAPTKMNTGASHGAALGADEVAAVKTELGFAPEAQFPVEDDVIEHTRKLVERGAAKHAKWQEKFDAWASANPERKELFDRLVAGEFPEGWDADLPSWDPDPKGVATRKASEAVLQALGKTVPELWGGSADLAGSNNTTIKGEPSFGPGSISTDTWQAEPYGRTLHFGIREHAMGSIMNGIALHGPTRPYGGTFLIFSDYMRPAVRLGALMGINGYYVWTHDSIGLGEDGPTHQPVETLAALRAIPNLGVLRPADANETAAAWRAALLHDAAGPKGLALSRQNLPVLEGTKEKAQSGVERGAYVLVEGSKPTPDVILMATGSEVHLAVEAAKTLEEEGHATRVVSMPCMDWFAEQDQDYIDEVLPPEVTARVSVEAGIAMPWYRWLGTKGKAVSLEHFGASAPAQELFERFGFTPEAVVNAAHETLA; encoded by the coding sequence GTGACCCTTCCCCCGGAACTACAGGCCGCAACCAAGCGCCGCTACCCCGAGGACTGGACGGACACCGATACCCGGGCAGTTGATACCGTCCGCGTCCTGGCTGCCGACGCCGTAGAGAAGTGCGGTTCCGGTCACCCCGGCACCGCGATGAGCCTGGCCCCGCTGGCGTACACGCTCTACCAGCGTGCGATGGACCTCGACCCGAACGACGTCGAGTGGACCGGCCGCGACCGCTTTGTGCTGTCCTGCGGACACTCCTCGCTGACCCAGTACATCCAGCTTTACCTGGGCGGTTTCGGCCTCGAGCTGGATGACATCAAGTCACTGCGCACCTGGGGCTCGAAGACGCCGGGCCACCCGGAATACCACCACACCGACGGAGTCGAGATCACGACCGGCCCGCTGGGCCAGGGCCTTGCTTCTTCGGTGGGCATGGCGATGGCGGCTCGCCGCGAGCGCGGCCTCTTCGACCCGGACGCCCCGGCTGGCGAGAGCCCCTTTGACCACTTCATCTACGTCATCGCCTCGGACGGCGACCTGCAAGAGGGCGTGACCAGCGAGGCCTCCTCGCTCGCCGGCACCCAGAAGCTGGGCAACCTCATCGTCTTCTGGGATGACAACGGCATCTCCATCGAGGACGACACGGACATCGCATTCAACGAGGACGTGGTCGCCCGCTACGCCGCCTACGGCTGGCAGACCCTCGAAGTCAACTCCGGCGAGGACGTGGTGGCCCTCGAGGAGGCCATCGAGAAGGCCAAGGCGGAGACGAACCGCCCGAGCTTCATCCGCGTACGCACCGTGATCGGCTACCCGGCGCCGACCAAGATGAACACCGGCGCCTCCCACGGCGCGGCTTTGGGCGCAGATGAAGTCGCGGCCGTGAAGACGGAGCTCGGCTTTGCCCCCGAGGCGCAGTTCCCCGTCGAGGATGACGTCATCGAGCACACCCGCAAGCTCGTCGAGCGCGGTGCTGCCAAGCACGCGAAGTGGCAGGAGAAGTTCGACGCCTGGGCTTCGGCTAACCCGGAGCGCAAGGAGCTCTTCGACCGCCTGGTCGCCGGCGAGTTCCCCGAGGGGTGGGACGCTGACCTGCCGAGCTGGGATCCGGATCCCAAGGGCGTGGCCACCCGCAAGGCTTCCGAGGCCGTGCTGCAGGCACTGGGCAAGACCGTGCCCGAGCTCTGGGGCGGTTCCGCCGACCTGGCTGGCTCCAACAACACCACGATCAAGGGCGAGCCCTCGTTCGGGCCCGGGTCCATCTCCACGGACACCTGGCAAGCCGAGCCCTACGGGCGCACCCTGCACTTTGGCATCCGTGAGCACGCGATGGGCTCGATCATGAACGGGATCGCGCTGCACGGGCCGACGCGCCCCTACGGCGGCACCTTCCTGATCTTCTCGGACTACATGCGTCCTGCGGTCCGCCTCGGCGCCCTGATGGGCATCAACGGCTACTACGTGTGGACCCACGATTCGATCGGGCTGGGCGAGGACGGCCCGACCCACCAGCCGGTGGAGACGCTGGCCGCGCTGCGCGCGATCCCGAACCTGGGCGTCCTGCGCCCGGCCGACGCTAACGAGACGGCTGCTGCCTGGCGCGCGGCCTTGCTGCACGACGCCGCAGGCCCCAAGGGGCTGGCGCTTTCTCGCCAGAACCTCCCGGTGCTCGAGGGGACGAAGGAAAAGGCGCAAAGCGGCGTCGAGCGCGGCGCTTACGTGTTGGTCGAGGGCTCCAAGCCCACCCCGGACGTCATCCTCATGGCCACGGGTTCTGAGGTCCACCTCGCCGTGGAGGCGGCCAAGACGCTCGAGGAAGAGGGCCACGCCACCCGTGTGGTCTCGATGCCGTGCATGGACTGGTTCGCCGAGCAGGATCAGGACTACATCGACGAGGTCCTGCCCCCGGAGGTTACCGCCCGCGTCTCGGTCGAGGCAGGCATCGCCATGCCGTGGTACCGCTGGCTGGGCACCAAGGGCAAGGCCGTCTCGCTGGAGCACTTCGGTGCGTCGGCCCCGGCGCAGGAGCTCTTCGAGCGCTTCGGGTTTACCCCCGAAGCCGTGGTCAACGCCGCCCACGAAACGCTCGCCTAG
- the pgl gene encoding 6-phosphogluconolactonase, which yields MVAARADAVVAAAQAPGGGCHDDGCARVVLTGGGAGIAVLKAWASLDSAVDWSRVHVFFGDERAVDVNDPESNEGQARTALLHHRGVPEEHIHGWSMGELDLDHATSRYAELLERFAPRGFDLHLLGLGPEGHVNSIFPHSCGASPRAPRVIAVTDSPKPPARRGSLSLPGVRLSDRVWLLASGAQKAEAAAAVAEDRPISQWPAAGARGRIETVLVVDQAAGAQIDQPG from the coding sequence GTGGTGGCTGCCCGGGCCGACGCCGTGGTCGCCGCGGCCCAGGCGCCAGGCGGCGGGTGCCACGATGACGGGTGCGCGCGGGTGGTACTGACCGGCGGTGGCGCGGGCATCGCGGTGCTCAAGGCGTGGGCGAGCTTGGATAGCGCCGTCGATTGGTCTCGGGTGCACGTCTTCTTCGGCGACGAGCGTGCGGTGGATGTCAACGATCCCGAGTCGAACGAGGGCCAGGCGCGCACCGCGCTTCTGCACCACCGCGGCGTGCCCGAGGAGCACATCCACGGCTGGTCGATGGGAGAGCTCGACCTGGATCACGCCACTAGTCGTTATGCCGAGCTTCTCGAGCGCTTCGCGCCGCGCGGCTTCGACTTGCACCTACTGGGCCTGGGCCCGGAGGGGCACGTCAATTCGATCTTTCCGCACAGCTGCGGGGCTTCTCCCCGCGCCCCCAGGGTGATTGCGGTGACGGATTCGCCCAAGCCTCCTGCCCGTCGCGGCTCGCTGAGCCTTCCTGGGGTGCGGCTCAGCGACCGAGTGTGGTTGCTTGCCTCCGGAGCCCAGAAGGCTGAGGCCGCCGCCGCGGTGGCCGAGGATCGCCCGATATCGCAATGGCCCGCCGCCGGTGCGCGCGGCAGGATCGAGACGGTGCTGGTGGTCGACCAAGCCGCTGGCGCGCAGATCGATCAGCCAGGTTAA
- a CDS encoding phosphoglycerate kinase yields the protein MSIKTIDDLLAEGVQGRHVLVRSDFNVPLNEAGEITDAGRITASLPTLKALVAGGAKVIVMAHLGRPKGEVNPKYTLAPVAEALSEELGTYVALAGDVVGEDAHERANGLSDGEIVLLENVRFDPRETSKDEAERGEFADQLVALAADNGAFVSDGFGVVHRAQASVFDVAKRLPAYAGYLVNKEVSVLAKVAESPAKPYAVVLGGSKVSDKLGVIEALAGKADYLIIGGGMCYTFLKAQGFDVQKSLLQEEMVDTCKELLERYGDKIVLPVDLIAATEFDREAENKVVELDGIPAGWMSLDIGPKSVEHFAEKLAEAKTIFWNGPMGVFEFPAFAQGTEGVARGIIKATENGAFSVVGGGDSAASVRVLGLDEDGFSHISTGGGASLEFLEGKTLPGVAVLER from the coding sequence ATGAGCATTAAAACGATTGACGATCTCTTGGCGGAGGGCGTCCAGGGCCGCCACGTCCTGGTCCGCAGCGACTTTAACGTGCCGCTCAACGAGGCGGGCGAGATTACTGACGCCGGGCGGATCACCGCGTCGCTGCCGACCCTCAAGGCACTCGTGGCTGGCGGCGCCAAGGTGATCGTTATGGCGCACCTGGGCCGACCCAAGGGCGAAGTTAACCCTAAGTACACGCTGGCCCCTGTCGCCGAGGCCCTCAGCGAGGAGTTGGGCACCTACGTCGCGCTCGCCGGCGACGTCGTGGGCGAGGACGCCCACGAGCGCGCCAACGGGCTGAGCGACGGCGAGATCGTCTTGCTCGAGAACGTGCGCTTTGACCCGCGCGAGACGTCGAAGGATGAGGCCGAGCGTGGCGAGTTCGCCGACCAGCTCGTCGCGCTCGCTGCCGATAACGGCGCGTTCGTCTCCGACGGCTTTGGCGTGGTGCACCGCGCCCAGGCCTCGGTCTTTGACGTGGCGAAGCGCCTGCCCGCCTACGCCGGCTACCTCGTGAACAAGGAGGTGTCGGTGCTGGCGAAGGTTGCCGAGTCTCCGGCGAAGCCCTACGCGGTGGTCCTCGGCGGCTCGAAGGTCTCCGATAAGCTCGGCGTGATCGAGGCGCTGGCCGGAAAAGCCGATTACCTCATCATCGGCGGCGGGATGTGCTATACCTTCCTCAAGGCTCAGGGCTTCGACGTGCAGAAGTCTCTGCTGCAAGAAGAGATGGTGGATACCTGCAAGGAGCTCTTGGAGCGCTACGGTGACAAGATCGTGCTTCCGGTCGATCTGATCGCCGCGACCGAATTCGATCGCGAGGCGGAAAACAAGGTCGTCGAGCTGGACGGCATCCCCGCCGGATGGATGTCTCTGGACATCGGGCCGAAATCCGTCGAGCACTTTGCAGAAAAGCTCGCCGAGGCGAAGACCATCTTCTGGAACGGTCCGATGGGCGTGTTCGAGTTCCCGGCCTTCGCCCAGGGCACCGAGGGCGTTGCGCGGGGCATCATCAAGGCGACCGAAAACGGCGCCTTCAGCGTGGTGGGCGGCGGCGATTCCGCGGCGTCCGTGCGGGTGCTCGGCCTTGACGAAGACGGATTTAGCCACATTTCGACGGGTGGCGGGGCCTCGCTGGAGTTCCTCGAAGGCAAGACGCTGCCCGGCGTGGCGGTGCTGGAGCGCTAA
- a CDS encoding quinone oxidoreductase family protein: MKAIQITRNGGPEVMEYGEVESPRPAAGQVLIDVDMAGVNYIDTYYREGIYRCALPFIPGSEGTGRVIEDPAGTIAPGTAVAWCNGPGSYAEQVVVDAERLVAVPAEIDPAVAATMLLQGMTAHYLINSIAALHEGDSCMITAGAGGVGLLATQLAASRGIRVFSVVSSAEKEKLAYAAGADTVMGYSDNLAETVRRHNGGRGVDVVFDGVGRDTFHESLEAVRPRGTVCLFGAASGPVEPFDPQLLNTHGSIFLTRPSLGAYTSDTDEFRMRAQAVTQAITDGTLNVRIGGVYPLNEAAQAHRDLQERKTTGSLVLDVSGRRGEAGLS, translated from the coding sequence ATGAAGGCTATCCAGATCACCCGCAACGGTGGCCCCGAGGTCATGGAGTACGGCGAGGTGGAGTCGCCCCGCCCCGCAGCGGGACAGGTGCTCATCGACGTCGATATGGCGGGCGTGAACTACATCGATACCTATTATCGCGAGGGCATTTACCGCTGCGCCCTGCCGTTTATCCCGGGATCCGAGGGCACCGGCCGGGTCATCGAGGATCCGGCCGGCACGATCGCGCCGGGCACGGCGGTCGCCTGGTGCAACGGGCCCGGATCCTACGCCGAGCAGGTCGTGGTGGATGCGGAGAGGCTCGTAGCCGTGCCCGCGGAGATCGACCCCGCGGTCGCCGCCACGATGCTGCTGCAGGGGATGACCGCGCACTACCTCATCAACAGCATCGCCGCCCTACACGAAGGCGACTCCTGCATGATCACCGCGGGCGCGGGCGGGGTGGGCCTTTTGGCCACGCAGCTCGCCGCGAGCCGCGGGATCCGAGTATTTTCTGTCGTCTCCTCTGCGGAAAAGGAAAAACTCGCGTACGCCGCCGGCGCGGATACCGTGATGGGCTACTCGGACAACCTCGCCGAGACGGTGCGCAGGCACAACGGCGGGCGCGGCGTGGACGTCGTCTTCGACGGCGTGGGGCGCGACACCTTCCACGAGTCGCTCGAGGCGGTCCGCCCGCGCGGCACGGTCTGCCTGTTCGGCGCCGCATCCGGCCCCGTGGAGCCGTTCGATCCGCAGCTGCTCAACACCCACGGGTCCATATTCTTAACCCGGCCCTCCCTCGGCGCCTACACTTCGGACACGGACGAGTTTAGGATGCGCGCCCAGGCGGTGACCCAGGCAATCACCGACGGCACCCTCAACGTGCGCATCGGCGGGGTCTACCCGCTGAACGAGGCGGCGCAGGCGCACCGCGACCTGCAAGAGCGCAAGACGACCGGTTCCTTGGTCCTCGACGTCTCTGGGCGGCGCGGCGAGGCCGGACTGTCTTAA
- the tal gene encoding transaldolase yields MTALEDLAKAGTSTWLDDLSRDRITSGNLAELMGTKSIVGVTTNPAIFAASMSQGTAYDEQIAQLKAEGTDVDTAVYAMSIDDVRNACDLFVDVYKETGGLDGRVSIEVDPRISDDADATLAQARELWAKVDRPNVMIKIPATLASLPAVTAALAEGISVNVTLIFSVERYRAVMHAFEDGVKRAAEAGKDVSQIHSVASFFVSRVDTEIDRRLEEIGTEDALALKGKAGIANARLAYAEYQEFFGSADLPEGVNVQRPLWASTGVKNPDYPADMYVMELAGPNTVNTMPEKTIDAVLAGNNVHGDTLTGTADDAKQVFADLRKVGVDVDDVFTVLEEEGVEKFVKSWSELLEKMRQQLA; encoded by the coding sequence ATGACAGCACTCGAAGACCTCGCCAAAGCCGGCACTTCTACCTGGCTTGACGATTTGTCCCGCGACCGGATTACCTCGGGTAACCTCGCCGAGCTGATGGGCACCAAGTCCATCGTGGGCGTGACCACCAACCCGGCTATCTTCGCAGCCTCGATGTCTCAGGGCACCGCTTACGACGAGCAGATCGCCCAGCTGAAGGCCGAGGGCACCGACGTGGACACGGCCGTCTACGCGATGAGCATCGATGACGTGCGCAACGCCTGCGATCTCTTCGTCGACGTCTACAAGGAGACCGGCGGCTTGGACGGCCGCGTGTCCATCGAGGTCGACCCGCGCATTTCCGACGACGCCGACGCCACGCTCGCCCAGGCCCGCGAGCTGTGGGCCAAGGTGGACCGTCCGAACGTGATGATCAAGATCCCGGCGACGCTGGCTTCGCTGCCCGCCGTCACCGCGGCCCTGGCCGAAGGCATCAGCGTCAACGTGACGCTGATCTTCTCCGTCGAGCGCTACCGCGCCGTGATGCACGCCTTCGAGGACGGCGTCAAGCGCGCCGCCGAGGCGGGCAAGGACGTCTCCCAGATCCACTCGGTGGCCTCGTTCTTCGTCTCCCGCGTGGATACGGAGATCGATCGCCGCCTCGAGGAGATCGGCACCGAAGACGCCCTGGCGCTCAAGGGCAAGGCCGGCATTGCTAACGCCCGGCTGGCGTACGCCGAGTACCAGGAGTTCTTTGGCTCCGCGGACCTTCCGGAAGGGGTGAATGTGCAGCGGCCTCTGTGGGCATCGACGGGTGTGAAGAACCCCGACTATCCCGCGGACATGTACGTCATGGAGCTGGCGGGGCCGAACACGGTGAACACCATGCCGGAGAAGACGATCGACGCGGTTCTTGCCGGCAACAACGTCCACGGAGACACCCTGACGGGCACCGCGGATGACGCCAAGCAGGTCTTCGCGGACCTCCGCAAGGTCGGCGTGGACGTCGACGACGTCTTTACCGTCCTCGAGGAAGAGGGCGTGGAGAAATTCGTCAAGTCCTGGTCCGAGCTCCTGGAGAAGATGCGCCAGCAGCTGGCGTAG
- the secG gene encoding preprotein translocase subunit SecG, giving the protein MILALQIVLVIAAVLMSIFVLLHKGKGGGLSSLFGGGVQSNLSGSTVVEKNLDRYTIVMALIWIVCIVLLNLLQAYGS; this is encoded by the coding sequence ATGATCCTCGCACTGCAGATCGTGCTCGTGATCGCCGCGGTACTGATGTCTATCTTTGTGCTGCTCCACAAAGGTAAAGGCGGCGGCCTGTCGAGCCTCTTCGGCGGGGGAGTGCAGTCGAACCTTTCGGGCTCGACGGTGGTAGAGAAGAACCTCGACCGATACACCATCGTCATGGCGCTGATCTGGATCGTCTGCATCGTGTTGCTCAACCTGCTGCAGGCCTACGGAAGCTAG
- a CDS encoding heme o synthase encodes MDRIKAYFALTKPRVIELLLVAAIPAMLQAERGENNILLILLTVVGGWMGAAAANTFNMVADSDIDQKMGRTRARPLVRHTVTDRQAAIFAWVLMIASFLWLWLLCGSLLAGVFILITVAFYIFVYTKFLKRRTHMNIVWGGAAGCMPVVVGWAVIVDNAIDPDPEKWWQAIVMWLIIFFWTPPHTWSLAMKYREDYARAQVPMLPVVRKPAQVTFQILAYSWATVIVSLLLVPAASWIYAVIAIASGAAFLVMATRLHNGVRRGAKVKPLKLFILSNNYLAVLFVGLSIDAIVGWETLGVLAGWSASWF; translated from the coding sequence TTGGACAGGATCAAGGCCTACTTTGCGTTGACAAAGCCGAGGGTGATTGAGCTTCTCCTGGTGGCTGCCATCCCCGCAATGCTGCAAGCCGAGCGCGGCGAGAACAACATCCTCCTGATCCTTCTCACCGTGGTCGGCGGCTGGATGGGGGCGGCTGCCGCGAACACCTTCAACATGGTGGCGGACAGCGACATCGACCAGAAGATGGGACGCACGCGGGCCCGGCCGCTGGTGCGCCACACCGTCACCGACCGGCAGGCTGCGATCTTCGCCTGGGTGCTGATGATCGCCAGCTTCCTCTGGCTCTGGCTGCTATGCGGATCGCTTTTGGCCGGCGTGTTCATCCTGATCACGGTCGCGTTCTACATCTTCGTCTACACCAAGTTCCTCAAACGGCGCACCCACATGAACATCGTCTGGGGCGGTGCCGCCGGGTGCATGCCCGTCGTCGTCGGCTGGGCCGTCATCGTCGATAACGCCATCGACCCGGACCCGGAAAAGTGGTGGCAAGCCATCGTGATGTGGCTGATCATCTTCTTCTGGACCCCGCCGCACACCTGGTCGCTGGCCATGAAATACCGCGAGGACTACGCGCGCGCCCAAGTCCCCATGCTGCCGGTGGTGCGCAAGCCGGCCCAGGTCACCTTCCAGATCCTCGCGTACTCCTGGGCGACCGTCATTGTCTCGCTGCTGCTCGTCCCCGCGGCGTCATGGATCTACGCGGTCATCGCGATCGCCTCGGGCGCCGCCTTCTTGGTGATGGCCACCCGCCTGCACAACGGGGTGCGGCGCGGCGCCAAGGTCAAGCCGCTCAAGCTGTTCATCTTGTCCAACAACTACCTCGCGGTGCTCTTCGTCGGCTTATCCATCGACGCCATCGTCGGCTGGGAGACCCTCGGGGTGCTGGCCGGCTGGTCTGCCAGCTGGTTTTAA
- the tpiA gene encoding triose-phosphate isomerase — protein sequence MARTPLIAGNWKMNLNHLEAITVLQKFAFALPKEYYEKIDVAFTVPFTDLRSVQTLVEGDKLQFTFGAQDVSAHESGAYTGEISAGMLAKMSCTWVVVGHSERREYHGETNADVAAKAAAALAAGIKPIVCVGESLEVRESGKHVEFVVDQARESLAGLSSEQLSNTVLAYEPVWAIGTGKVASAADAQEVCQALRNLVRELASDEVAVGFRILYGGSVKADSVTELISEPDVDGGLVGGASLDGEAFAQLAANAAQAVAS from the coding sequence ATGGCACGCACCCCGCTCATTGCAGGCAATTGGAAGATGAACCTCAACCACCTTGAGGCCATCACCGTGCTACAGAAGTTCGCGTTCGCGCTTCCCAAGGAATACTACGAGAAGATCGACGTGGCGTTTACCGTCCCGTTCACCGATCTGCGCAGCGTACAGACCCTCGTAGAAGGCGACAAGCTGCAGTTCACCTTCGGTGCGCAGGACGTGTCTGCGCACGAGTCCGGCGCCTATACCGGTGAAATCTCGGCCGGAATGCTCGCGAAAATGAGCTGCACTTGGGTGGTGGTGGGCCACTCGGAGCGCCGGGAATATCACGGCGAGACCAACGCCGACGTCGCGGCGAAGGCCGCGGCGGCCTTGGCAGCCGGCATCAAACCGATCGTCTGTGTGGGTGAATCGCTCGAGGTGCGCGAGTCCGGGAAGCACGTGGAGTTCGTAGTCGATCAGGCCCGGGAATCACTGGCGGGCCTGTCCTCGGAGCAGCTTTCGAACACGGTGCTCGCCTACGAGCCGGTCTGGGCGATCGGCACCGGGAAGGTCGCGTCGGCCGCCGACGCCCAGGAGGTCTGCCAGGCTCTGCGCAACCTGGTTCGCGAGCTTGCCAGCGACGAGGTCGCAGTGGGCTTCCGCATTCTTTACGGAGGCTCGGTCAAGGCCGATTCGGTAACGGAGCTGATCAGCGAGCCTGACGTCGATGGCGGCCTGGTCGGCGGCGCCTCGCTCGATGGCGAAGCCTTCGCGCAGCTCGCCGCTAACGCGGCCCAGGCTGTGGCGAGCTAG
- a CDS encoding COX15/CtaA family protein yields the protein MTDATTIPTNARRGPTLKTQRVLALLLLIAQGGITVTGATVRVTGSGLGCNTWPNCHEGSLVPVAGAAPAIHQAIEFGNRLLTFVLLALAIAVIWAVYKAGRRQELKTLAVVSLAGIFVQAVIGGISVWLDLKWWAVALHFLPSMILVWIAAVLFARLPEPDDGVRRRAFSQGARIAALVSGVLLAVVLITGTMTTGAGPHAGDDGVGMEGRLEVNIDLMAHIHGWLMYAYLAAILITIWMLYRSRADKKALRTGWALVAAIVVQAIIGIMQYRMGVPRWTVPIHIGMSSVVTCVTAFLWAHGVVRFPAAKHERESLAA from the coding sequence GTGACTGATGCGACCACTATTCCCACGAACGCTCGGCGCGGACCCACGTTAAAGACGCAACGTGTCCTCGCCCTCCTCCTCTTGATCGCCCAGGGCGGCATCACCGTCACGGGGGCGACGGTGCGCGTCACCGGGTCTGGTCTCGGCTGCAACACCTGGCCGAACTGCCACGAGGGCTCGCTCGTCCCCGTGGCCGGCGCGGCCCCCGCCATTCACCAGGCCATCGAGTTTGGTAACCGCCTGCTCACCTTCGTCCTGCTCGCGCTCGCGATCGCCGTCATCTGGGCAGTGTACAAGGCCGGCCGGCGCCAGGAGCTGAAGACGCTGGCGGTCGTCTCGCTCGCCGGGATCTTCGTGCAGGCCGTCATCGGCGGCATCTCCGTCTGGCTCGACCTCAAGTGGTGGGCCGTGGCACTGCACTTCCTGCCCTCCATGATCCTCGTCTGGATCGCCGCCGTCCTCTTCGCCCGGCTGCCCGAGCCGGACGACGGTGTGCGGCGGCGCGCCTTCTCCCAGGGCGCGCGGATCGCCGCGCTCGTCTCTGGGGTGCTGCTCGCCGTCGTGCTCATCACAGGGACGATGACCACCGGCGCCGGCCCCCACGCCGGCGATGACGGAGTGGGCATGGAAGGCCGCCTGGAGGTCAACATCGACCTGATGGCCCACATCCACGGCTGGCTGATGTACGCCTACCTCGCGGCCATCTTGATCACCATCTGGATGCTGTATCGCTCGCGGGCGGACAAGAAGGCGCTGCGTACCGGCTGGGCGCTCGTCGCCGCGATCGTGGTGCAGGCCATCATCGGCATCATGCAGTACCGAATGGGCGTGCCGCGCTGGACGGTGCCCATCCACATTGGGATGAGCTCCGTAGTCACCTGCGTGACCGCCTTCCTCTGGGCACACGGCGTGGTTCGCTTCCCCGCCGCGAAACACGAACGGGAATCGCTCGCCGCTTAG
- the zwf gene encoding glucose-6-phosphate dehydrogenase has product MPVSDDAARPVNPLRDPSDTRLPRIAGAAGMVIFGVTGDLARRKLLPAVYDLAHRGLLPAGFTLIGFSRREWTKPEFEAYVREAVEKGARTDFDENAWRRLAAGMQFCPGTFDDDAAFDRLAALTEEMDRDRGTRGNWAFYLSVPPAGFAQVCGQLKRAGLADAPPGSWRRVIVEKPFGHDLESARSLNQTINSVFPEDSVFRIDHYLGKETVQNILAVRFANQLFEPFWDARYIDHVQITMAEDIGLGGRAGYYDGIGAARDVIQNHLLQLLALVAMEEPVTFDPVQLRAEKIKVLRAAFPVEPFDRTTARGQYGPGWQGSEEVVGLRSEEGFDPESTTETFAALTVEISSRRWAGVPFYLRTGKRLGRRVTEIALVFKMPPHQPFRDEQTASLGPNTVVIRVQPDEGILMRFGSKVPGSSMEVRDVNMDFSYAENFTSDSPEAYERLILDVLLGQASLFPTNTEVELSWQILDPVLDFWRSSGRPETYPAGTWGPSSADAMLQREGRTWRRP; this is encoded by the coding sequence GTGCCTGTCTCAGACGACGCCGCCCGTCCTGTCAATCCGCTGCGTGATCCCTCGGACACCCGGCTGCCGCGCATCGCAGGCGCAGCCGGGATGGTCATTTTCGGGGTGACTGGCGATCTCGCCCGTCGCAAGCTCCTTCCCGCCGTCTACGACCTGGCCCACCGGGGCCTACTGCCGGCCGGGTTTACCCTGATCGGGTTTAGCCGCCGCGAGTGGACCAAACCCGAGTTCGAGGCCTACGTACGCGAGGCCGTGGAAAAGGGTGCGCGCACGGACTTTGATGAAAATGCCTGGCGCCGGCTCGCCGCTGGCATGCAGTTCTGCCCGGGTACGTTTGATGATGACGCCGCCTTTGACCGGCTCGCCGCGCTTACTGAGGAGATGGACCGCGACCGCGGCACGCGCGGCAACTGGGCCTTTTATCTTTCGGTCCCACCGGCCGGTTTCGCCCAGGTCTGCGGCCAGCTTAAGCGCGCCGGGCTTGCCGATGCCCCGCCTGGTTCGTGGCGTCGGGTGATCGTGGAGAAGCCTTTTGGCCACGACCTCGAGTCCGCGCGTTCGCTCAACCAGACGATCAACTCGGTCTTTCCCGAAGACAGCGTGTTTCGCATCGACCACTACCTGGGCAAGGAGACAGTCCAGAATATCCTGGCTGTTCGATTTGCCAACCAGCTCTTCGAGCCGTTTTGGGACGCCCGCTACATCGACCACGTGCAGATCACGATGGCAGAGGACATCGGCCTGGGCGGGCGCGCCGGCTACTACGACGGCATCGGGGCGGCCCGGGACGTGATCCAGAACCACCTGCTGCAGTTGCTGGCCCTGGTGGCGATGGAGGAGCCGGTGACGTTCGACCCGGTGCAGCTGCGCGCCGAGAAGATCAAGGTGCTCCGCGCGGCGTTTCCCGTCGAGCCCTTTGACCGGACGACGGCCCGCGGTCAGTACGGGCCTGGGTGGCAGGGCTCGGAGGAGGTCGTGGGGCTGCGCTCTGAGGAGGGCTTTGACCCGGAGAGCACCACGGAGACGTTCGCCGCTCTCACCGTGGAGATCTCCTCGCGAAGGTGGGCAGGCGTCCCGTTCTACCTGCGTACCGGCAAGCGCCTGGGCCGGCGGGTCACCGAGATCGCCCTGGTGTTCAAGATGCCGCCGCATCAGCCGTTCCGCGACGAGCAAACGGCCTCGCTGGGTCCGAACACTGTGGTCATCCGGGTTCAACCGGATGAGGGCATCCTCATGCGCTTTGGATCTAAGGTGCCGGGTTCTTCGATGGAAGTGCGCGACGTCAACATGGACTTCTCTTACGCCGAGAACTTCACCTCGGATTCCCCCGAGGCCTACGAGCGCCTGATTCTTGACGTCCTGCTCGGCCAGGCGAGCCTGTTTCCTACGAACACGGAGGTGGAGCTGTCCTGGCAGATCTTGGACCCGGTGTTGGATTTCTGGCGGAGCTCAGGGCGCCCAGAGACCTACCCGGCGGGCACCTGGGGGCCCAGTTCCGCCGATGCCATGCTCCAGCGCGAAGGCCGCACGTGGCGCCGCCCCTAA